One Paenibacillus sp. FSL H7-0737 DNA segment encodes these proteins:
- a CDS encoding PucR family transcriptional regulator — translation MDSETLRKKLEQLTGKRTGIKQLGRQHSASLFSMGLEGQDQLVIHEGHLWAPLYESDGRITAVWVEMEGLTSLEVQLVNYAVRNFAIALKATGLREEGEVEARQLGAWLNTELEQEKNDTEIPDEITLKGRLFGDMIPFLLSSEIAHSPQISYRSLMKLLRSYFENEILLIPLQEKEWLILARKELLTGGDDKDDEEESVDDLLAQTSMGLHELIASEWVGVFHLAVAPAIVPVKGLTGSVALLRETIVLGRIFQVGEYIHLPWELHLERLVNSIPDVRRKQLLGQIGDYSSVLSDKEMLLTLETFFEMDCNVSETAKKLYIHRNTLLYRLDKIKQETGADVRSFGDAAIVKLTMLLYKVTKRK, via the coding sequence ATGGATAGTGAGACATTGCGGAAAAAATTAGAGCAGCTCACCGGAAAGAGAACCGGAATCAAGCAGTTAGGGAGGCAGCATTCAGCTTCTCTTTTTAGCATGGGATTAGAAGGACAGGATCAGCTGGTAATCCATGAGGGTCATCTCTGGGCACCTTTGTATGAGAGTGACGGACGTATAACCGCTGTCTGGGTAGAAATGGAGGGGCTCACTTCTCTGGAAGTACAACTGGTCAACTATGCAGTTCGAAATTTTGCTATTGCACTTAAAGCAACAGGGCTTCGAGAAGAAGGTGAAGTGGAGGCGCGGCAGCTTGGCGCTTGGTTGAACACGGAGCTAGAGCAAGAGAAGAATGACACTGAAATTCCCGATGAGATCACCCTAAAGGGACGTCTGTTCGGAGATATGATTCCATTCCTCCTTAGTAGTGAGATTGCCCATAGTCCACAGATCTCTTATCGTTCACTGATGAAATTACTGCGTAGCTATTTTGAGAACGAAATTCTGCTCATTCCCCTTCAAGAGAAGGAATGGTTAATTTTAGCTCGTAAAGAATTACTTACGGGCGGGGATGATAAGGATGATGAAGAAGAGAGTGTAGATGATCTTCTAGCACAGACTAGTATGGGGTTACATGAGCTGATAGCTAGTGAATGGGTAGGAGTATTCCATTTGGCAGTAGCTCCGGCTATAGTCCCTGTTAAGGGATTGACTGGATCTGTAGCTTTGCTCAGGGAGACGATTGTACTCGGTCGTATTTTTCAAGTAGGAGAGTATATTCATTTACCTTGGGAACTGCATTTGGAACGTCTGGTTAACAGCATTCCTGATGTACGCCGCAAACAGTTGCTTGGACAAATTGGTGACTACTCCTCTGTACTATCAGATAAAGAAATGCTGCTGACTTTGGAGACCTTTTTTGAGATGGACTGTAATGTAAGTGAAACCGCCAAGAAGTTGTATATCCATCGAAATACGCTGCTTTACCGTCTGGATAAGATAAAACAAGAGACCGGAGCAGATGTACGAAGCTTTGGGGACGCTGCTATTGTTAAGCTTACTATGCTTTTGTATAAAGTGACGAAAAGGAAATAG
- the hprK gene encoding HPr(Ser) kinase/phosphatase — MAKKVKVSELVQHFQLEVISGQEGLKRPITVDDLNRPGLEIAGYFEYYPEERVQLLGKTELAFFSMLPEAERKSRLRGICNDNTPCIVITRGLEVPQELIDISNEKALPVLRSSMATTIFSSRLTSFLEGKLAPTATIHGVLCDVYGVGMLITGSSGIGKSETALELVKRGHRLIADDAVEIRQTSDNQLHGTAPELIRHLLEIRGVGIINVMTLFGAGAIRNHKRITLVVRLEAWQQDKQYDRLGLDEETTRIIDTDVPLVTIPVRPGRNLAVIIEVAAMNYRLKQMGFNAALQFTNKLTATISEDMDDLD; from the coding sequence ATGGCTAAGAAAGTAAAAGTATCTGAATTGGTACAGCATTTTCAATTAGAGGTTATTTCCGGCCAGGAAGGTCTAAAGAGACCCATTACGGTCGATGACCTGAATCGCCCTGGACTAGAGATTGCTGGTTATTTTGAATATTATCCAGAAGAACGTGTTCAATTGCTAGGCAAAACAGAACTCGCTTTTTTCTCCATGCTGCCCGAAGCTGAGCGGAAAAGCCGACTTCGTGGAATTTGCAATGATAACACACCTTGTATTGTAATTACACGTGGTTTAGAAGTGCCTCAAGAGTTAATTGACATAAGTAATGAAAAGGCTCTTCCTGTGCTTCGCAGCTCGATGGCTACGACTATTTTCTCCAGCCGTTTGACGAGCTTCCTAGAAGGAAAATTAGCTCCTACGGCGACTATTCATGGCGTACTTTGTGATGTATATGGTGTAGGTATGCTAATTACGGGTAGTAGTGGGATTGGTAAAAGTGAAACAGCCCTTGAGCTTGTAAAACGCGGTCATCGATTGATTGCTGATGATGCCGTAGAAATCCGTCAGACTTCAGATAACCAGCTGCATGGTACAGCCCCTGAGTTAATCCGTCATTTACTGGAGATCCGTGGAGTCGGTATCATTAATGTAATGACACTTTTTGGTGCGGGTGCCATTCGTAATCATAAACGGATTACACTTGTTGTTAGATTGGAAGCTTGGCAGCAAGACAAGCAGTATGATCGACTTGGACTTGATGAGGAAACGACACGGATTATTGACACAGATGTTCCGCTTGTAACGATTCCCGTACGCCCAGGACGTAACCTTGCAGTTATTATAGAGGTTGCAGCGATGAACTATCGCCTGAAACAAATGGGCTTTAATGCAGCCCTGCAGTTCACGAATAAGCTAACTGCGACCATATCTGAAGATATGGATGATCTCGATTAG
- a CDS encoding DUF2508 family protein encodes MGWWTSLWRGADEEQGRKDTEGWETLLEVRKAQSEWERAYLMFDEALGQDQIDYAIYILEAAERKYQIHLKHAKSIGLNSSQM; translated from the coding sequence ATGGGATGGTGGACCTCATTGTGGCGGGGAGCAGATGAAGAACAGGGTAGAAAAGATACGGAGGGCTGGGAAACGTTGCTGGAGGTTCGTAAGGCGCAATCTGAGTGGGAGAGAGCGTACCTAATGTTTGATGAAGCGTTGGGTCAAGATCAAATTGATTATGCTATTTATATTTTAGAGGCAGCAGAGCGCAAGTATCAGATACATCTCAAACATGCAAAGAGCATTGGATTAAATAGCAGTCAGATGTAG
- the lgt gene encoding prolipoprotein diacylglyceryl transferase, translating into MFPLALNPIVFSIGSLQVHWYGLILGFGALAGLFLAIREGKRFGIPQEFFMDMLLLGVPSAIIGARIYFVAFKWEDYKDNLIDVFKIWNGGIAIYGALIGAIICGIIYFRYKGYPFWRIVDICAPGLLAGQMIGRWGNFVNQEAYGSVVEESFLRDKLHLPDFIVNQMYIGDAFHHPTFLYESLWSLLGIALLMVLRRQKFVRAGEIFMSYFIWYSIGRFFIEAIRTDSLAFNGSAGLASFMNGLWKPMEWLGFEQGYLDPSYGNIRISQLLALLIIVAAVLLIIIRRVTGEPKAHYSDPIVCTKPIKADTIVPESAVNTPQKARHGAQPEQGQPADGDKKEQ; encoded by the coding sequence ATGTTCCCATTAGCACTAAATCCTATTGTCTTCTCAATTGGATCACTGCAAGTACACTGGTACGGATTAATACTAGGTTTCGGTGCACTCGCGGGGTTATTTCTTGCGATCCGCGAGGGCAAACGGTTTGGTATACCACAAGAATTCTTTATGGATATGCTGCTGCTAGGTGTGCCTTCGGCCATTATTGGGGCACGGATTTACTTTGTAGCGTTTAAATGGGAGGATTATAAGGATAATTTAATAGATGTCTTTAAGATCTGGAATGGTGGCATCGCCATTTACGGTGCGTTAATTGGAGCCATTATTTGCGGGATTATTTATTTCCGCTATAAAGGCTACCCCTTCTGGCGTATCGTTGATATTTGTGCACCTGGACTACTTGCGGGTCAAATGATTGGACGCTGGGGAAACTTTGTCAACCAAGAGGCATACGGCAGCGTGGTTGAAGAGTCGTTTTTACGGGATAAACTGCATTTACCTGACTTCATTGTGAACCAAATGTACATAGGGGATGCTTTTCATCATCCGACCTTCTTGTATGAATCTCTTTGGAGCTTACTGGGTATCGCGCTACTAATGGTTCTTCGTCGTCAGAAGTTTGTGCGAGCCGGTGAGATCTTCATGTCTTACTTTATATGGTATTCCATCGGTCGTTTCTTCATTGAAGCCATACGTACGGACAGCTTGGCCTTTAATGGAAGTGCAGGCTTGGCATCCTTTATGAACGGATTATGGAAACCGATGGAATGGTTAGGCTTTGAGCAAGGATACTTGGACCCAAGCTATGGAAATATCCGTATTTCTCAGCTGCTTGCTCTACTGATCATCGTCGCAGCTGTACTGCTTATCATTATTCGTAGGGTCACCGGAGAGCCTAAAGCACATTATTCTGATCCTATAGTATGTACTAAACCGATCAAAGCAGATACCATAGTGCCTGAAAGCGCAGTAAATACACCGCAGAAAGCTCGTCACGGGGCTCAACCTGAGCAAGGACAGCCTGCGGATGGAGATAAGAAGGAGCAGTAA
- the ppaX gene encoding pyrophosphatase PpaX, producing the protein MIECVLFDLDGTIVDTNELIISSFMYALKDNGLAPLTREEIIPHMGTTLQQQMRVFSGLEDVSGALEKSYRSYNYEHHDELVRPFPQVNETMEELLRRGIKMGIVTTKIRPTTIKSLEMFDLLKYMDTIVTVNDVTEPKPHPEPVLTAVNNLGVDPRKTLMVGDSTVDIQSAKTAGVYAAGVSWSLKGEETLRKYDPDYIIHNMKDIIEIVERGTSES; encoded by the coding sequence ATGATAGAATGCGTTCTTTTTGATCTAGATGGAACGATTGTCGATACGAATGAGCTAATTATTAGTTCGTTTATGTACGCGCTGAAGGACAATGGTCTAGCTCCACTCACTAGGGAAGAGATTATTCCGCATATGGGCACAACCCTTCAGCAACAGATGAGAGTCTTCTCTGGACTTGAGGATGTAAGTGGTGCGCTTGAGAAATCCTACCGTTCTTATAATTATGAACATCACGATGAGTTAGTACGTCCCTTTCCTCAAGTGAATGAGACAATGGAAGAGCTCTTACGTCGTGGAATTAAAATGGGGATTGTGACTACAAAAATTCGTCCAACAACGATTAAATCGCTTGAGATGTTTGATTTGCTAAAGTACATGGATACGATTGTGACGGTGAACGATGTTACTGAACCAAAGCCACATCCAGAGCCTGTTCTGACAGCAGTCAATAACCTTGGCGTTGATCCTCGTAAAACTCTTATGGTGGGTGACAGTACGGTTGATATTCAGTCAGCAAAAACTGCTGGTGTATATGCGGCTGGAGTATCGTGGTCTTTAAAAGGCGAAGAGACTCTCCGCAAGTATGATCCCGACTATATCATCCATAACATGAAGGATATTATAGAAATTGTGGAGCGAGGAACGAGTGAATCGTGA
- a CDS encoding acyltransferase produces MRQKERIPQLDIFRAIAIFAVLAIHATSRTLAETLGTNMFHPFLLINKFSQFAVPSFIFLSGFVLFYNYIDRPLGGKTLGKFYSRRLLYIIVPYVLFSLLYFALKMTAGHTWSLPPGEMASKLWKYLWTGTAYTHLYYIIIIIQFYVLFPLILWCLQKVRRLAAWAPLIGLILQWGFVLLNKYMTNNGYWQLSKGSLAITYFSYFLLGAGIAVYYPSLKKWLVPSREGWRAGKGPVWITLWLLWIVAGVVHVELWFNNYTKKTVINSLWYEGFSNLHALLSCVVLLQISFLLYGAGRSLITRLLLSAGACSFGIYLLHPLLLFFYRKLPFHGGSLAYTAAIAGGWLFALLGSWVVVAFAFRYIKSAWIIFGSGPQKAKAESKSA; encoded by the coding sequence ATGAGACAAAAAGAAAGAATTCCGCAGCTGGATATTTTTCGAGCGATTGCTATTTTTGCAGTGCTAGCTATTCATGCTACTTCGCGAACGTTGGCGGAGACACTAGGTACAAACATGTTTCATCCGTTCTTACTTATTAATAAATTCAGCCAGTTCGCTGTACCTTCATTCATATTTTTGAGTGGGTTCGTGCTGTTCTATAACTATATTGATCGTCCTCTGGGCGGAAAGACGCTGGGGAAGTTCTACAGTAGAAGGCTGCTTTATATTATCGTGCCTTATGTACTATTTTCACTGTTGTATTTTGCATTAAAAATGACGGCGGGACATACATGGAGTTTACCTCCAGGGGAGATGGCTTCTAAGCTTTGGAAGTATTTGTGGACAGGAACAGCATACACGCATTTGTATTATATTATTATCATTATTCAGTTCTATGTATTGTTTCCACTCATTCTGTGGTGTCTGCAAAAGGTTCGTCGTCTGGCGGCTTGGGCACCGCTAATCGGATTGATTCTACAATGGGGTTTTGTGCTGCTGAATAAATACATGACTAATAACGGGTATTGGCAGTTGTCCAAGGGCAGTCTGGCAATCACTTATTTCTCGTATTTCTTGCTGGGTGCGGGGATTGCAGTATACTATCCTTCTTTGAAAAAGTGGCTGGTACCTTCACGTGAAGGCTGGCGCGCCGGTAAAGGTCCGGTATGGATTACGTTGTGGTTGTTGTGGATCGTAGCTGGGGTTGTTCATGTTGAGCTATGGTTTAATAACTATACGAAGAAAACAGTCATCAATAGTTTATGGTATGAGGGATTCTCTAACCTTCATGCGCTACTCTCTTGTGTGGTGTTGCTACAAATCTCCTTCTTATTGTATGGAGCGGGCCGAAGCTTGATTACAAGACTGTTGTTATCTGCCGGAGCTTGCTCTTTCGGAATCTATTTACTGCATCCGTTACTGCTATTTTTCTATAGAAAATTACCGTTTCACGGGGGTTCTCTTGCATATACCGCAGCGATTGCTGGGGGTTGGCTCTTTGCGTTGTTAGGTTCATGGGTGGTAGTGGCCTTTGCCTTCCGATATATTAAATCGGCTTGGATCATCTTCGGCTCGGGTCCACAGAAAGCAAAAGCAGAATCCAAAAGTGCATAG
- a CDS encoding YbaB/EbfC family nucleoid-associated protein produces the protein MNNMNQMMKQVKKMQEQMLKAQEELGGKVIEGSSGGGVVTVQVNGHKKLLSIQIKPEAVDPEDVEMLQDLVITAVNDALTQAEDLANNDMGKFTGGMKIPGLF, from the coding sequence ATGAATAATATGAACCAAATGATGAAGCAAGTTAAGAAAATGCAGGAGCAAATGCTTAAGGCTCAAGAAGAACTAGGTGGCAAGGTGATTGAAGGCTCATCAGGTGGCGGAGTAGTTACAGTTCAAGTTAATGGCCACAAAAAGTTGCTTTCTATCCAAATCAAGCCAGAAGCTGTTGATCCGGAAGATGTTGAAATGCTACAGGATTTGGTAATCACTGCAGTTAATGATGCTTTGACTCAAGCTGAAGACCTTGCGAACAATGATATGGGTAAATTTACTGGTGGAATGAAGATCCCAGGCTTGTTCTAA
- a CDS encoding pro-sigmaK processing inhibitor BofA family protein — MLAIGVLVISVVLLSVIVFRKKLGFGWLSLFGAHLVLAALAIYVVNFSGLITQVHIPLNPATIGAVTVLGLPGVVMLIGLRIILF; from the coding sequence ATGTTAGCTATAGGAGTACTAGTCATATCGGTTGTGTTGTTGAGTGTAATTGTATTCCGAAAAAAACTTGGCTTTGGATGGCTTAGTCTGTTCGGAGCTCATTTGGTACTGGCTGCGCTCGCGATATATGTAGTGAATTTCTCGGGTTTAATCACACAAGTTCATATTCCCTTGAATCCCGCAACCATAGGCGCAGTAACGGTTCTTGGCCTTCCAGGCGTAGTAATGTTAATAGGATTAAGAATTATTTTGTTTTAA
- a CDS encoding acyltransferase, with product MNTVRQERLPQLDIFRALAILGVLHVHASSFAAGEQALHSPYYYWLNWINIFFKFGTPSFIFLSSFVLFYNYYGRPVTRSLIINFYRRRLKYILLPYLLASMGYYVLTLYVNGRLMQSLGDNLLSFSRALFSGSAYAHLYFVFISIQFYLLFPVLLKLLQSSRFLMKWAIPVGLALQWGFIFWNKYELHIVEKGSLAISYLAYYMMGAYLAIHFEKVKLWLIKPWSELAAKQKRWTALLVSLWLIAAFIHVQLWYVARHFGVWTDSLWYELLWNVHTMLSALVLLYAAFLLYRKAPRVIVAFLTRLGELSFAIYLIHPLLLAIYRRFRYHIPLESLTYVFFIYGGLVVALGGSWFMVQFAFRRISKSWIFLGSVPRSLESSSKVKSGHVSEEMRKVNT from the coding sequence ATGAATACTGTGAGACAGGAAAGGCTGCCCCAGCTGGATATTTTCAGAGCTCTAGCTATATTAGGAGTGCTGCATGTGCATGCCTCATCTTTTGCTGCTGGAGAGCAGGCACTGCATTCACCTTATTATTACTGGCTGAACTGGATTAACATTTTCTTTAAATTCGGTACGCCCTCATTTATTTTCCTTAGCAGCTTCGTATTGTTTTATAATTATTATGGTCGTCCTGTGACACGCAGCTTGATCATTAATTTCTACCGTCGGCGATTAAAGTATATCTTACTGCCTTATTTGCTAGCTTCTATGGGCTATTATGTACTAACTCTATATGTGAACGGACGATTGATGCAGAGCCTTGGAGACAACTTGTTAAGCTTTTCTAGAGCGTTATTCTCGGGCTCCGCATATGCGCATTTGTATTTTGTCTTTATTAGCATTCAGTTTTATTTGCTTTTTCCAGTGCTGCTTAAGCTACTGCAGAGTTCCCGCTTCTTAATGAAATGGGCGATACCGGTGGGTTTGGCGCTTCAGTGGGGTTTTATTTTTTGGAATAAGTACGAATTGCACATTGTTGAAAAAGGGAGCTTGGCAATCTCCTACCTAGCTTATTATATGATGGGTGCTTATCTCGCCATTCACTTTGAGAAGGTGAAGCTGTGGCTGATAAAGCCATGGAGTGAGCTGGCTGCCAAGCAAAAGAGGTGGACTGCCTTATTAGTGAGCTTGTGGTTAATTGCAGCTTTTATCCATGTGCAGCTATGGTATGTAGCCCGCCATTTTGGGGTGTGGACGGATTCACTGTGGTACGAGCTGTTATGGAATGTTCATACGATGTTATCGGCATTGGTTCTGTTGTACGCTGCATTTTTGCTTTATCGTAAGGCCCCTCGTGTGATCGTTGCTTTCTTGACTCGTTTAGGTGAGTTGTCATTTGCAATTTATTTGATTCATCCGCTATTGCTGGCGATATATCGCAGGTTCCGATATCATATTCCCTTGGAATCGCTAACTTATGTTTTCTTCATCTATGGAGGACTTGTAGTTGCACTGGGAGGAAGCTGGTTCATGGTGCAGTTTGCTTTTCGCCGAATTTCTAAGTCATGGATCTTCTTGGGAAGTGTTCCTCGGTCTCTAGAGTCTAGTTCCAAGGTAAAGTCAGGACATGTCTCGGAGGAGATGAGGAAGGTTAATACTTGA
- a CDS encoding acyltransferase, whose protein sequence is MRNVTRYPVEGHNSLWYIYRTVSPWKGVRNFIFIQIARYCPILPLKNWIYRRILGMKVGKHTSFGLMAMVDVFFPEKITVGENSIIGYNTTILAHEYLIKEYRLGEVVIGENVLIGANTTILPGVTIGDWAVVAAGSIVHKNVAAGSFVGGNPLRELRPASSEDSSEQV, encoded by the coding sequence GTGAGAAACGTAACCCGATATCCTGTAGAAGGTCATAACTCACTTTGGTACATTTACCGTACGGTCAGCCCGTGGAAGGGTGTCCGCAACTTTATTTTTATTCAGATTGCCCGTTATTGCCCGATTCTACCGTTAAAGAACTGGATCTATCGTCGGATTCTCGGGATGAAGGTAGGCAAGCATACCTCCTTCGGTCTGATGGCGATGGTGGATGTATTTTTTCCGGAAAAAATAACGGTGGGTGAGAACTCTATTATCGGTTATAACACGACGATTCTGGCGCATGAATATTTAATCAAGGAGTATCGCCTGGGAGAAGTAGTGATTGGGGAAAATGTATTGATTGGCGCCAATACAACGATTCTTCCCGGTGTAACCATCGGTGATTGGGCAGTTGTTGCCGCAGGATCAATAGTACACAAGAACGTGGCGGCTGGCTCTTTTGTAGGAGGCAACCCACTGCGAGAGCTACGCCCAGCTTCATCGGAAGATTCTTCGGAACAAGTGTAA
- a CDS encoding ABC transporter ATP-binding protein translates to MAGVRLEHIFKKYPGSDKATVIDINLDIKDKEFLVLVGPSGCGKSTTLRMIAGLEEISEGKMYIGDRVVNDVAPKDRDIAMVFQSYALYPHMSVYQNMAFGLKLRKVKKDEIDKKVREAAKILDIEHLLDRKPKALSGGQRQRVALGRAIVRDPQVFLMDEPLSNLDAKLRGQMRAEITKLVKRLETTCIYVTHDQTEAMTMGDRIVVMYDGIIQQAASPEELYNEPTNLFVAGFIGSPTMNFINGTLSEVSGSIRFRAENLDVEVPGGKAQIIRNKGYIGKEVIMGVRPEDIHEEPVFLEASPNTIFTSLVDVTENLGHEMLLYLSGLGKSTVIARVDGRSTTREGSKPKLAIDMNKIHFFDKESEANILLG, encoded by the coding sequence ATGGCAGGCGTACGTTTAGAGCATATTTTCAAAAAATACCCGGGTTCAGATAAAGCAACAGTAATCGATATCAATCTTGATATTAAAGATAAGGAATTTCTAGTATTGGTTGGACCTTCCGGTTGCGGTAAATCCACAACTTTGCGTATGATCGCTGGTTTGGAAGAAATCTCCGAAGGTAAAATGTACATTGGCGATCGTGTAGTTAATGACGTTGCACCTAAAGACCGCGATATCGCGATGGTATTCCAATCCTACGCCCTGTATCCGCATATGAGCGTATACCAAAACATGGCTTTCGGTTTGAAACTTCGTAAAGTGAAGAAGGATGAAATCGACAAGAAAGTTCGCGAAGCTGCTAAAATTCTTGACATCGAGCATTTGCTAGATCGTAAACCAAAAGCGCTTTCCGGTGGTCAACGCCAACGTGTCGCTTTGGGACGCGCTATCGTACGTGATCCACAAGTCTTCTTGATGGATGAGCCTCTTTCCAACTTGGATGCTAAACTTCGTGGTCAAATGCGTGCTGAAATCACTAAACTGGTTAAGCGCCTTGAAACTACTTGTATCTACGTAACGCATGACCAAACAGAAGCTATGACAATGGGTGATCGCATCGTAGTTATGTATGATGGTATCATTCAACAAGCAGCTTCCCCTGAAGAGTTGTACAATGAACCTACAAACTTGTTCGTAGCTGGATTTATCGGATCCCCTACAATGAACTTTATCAATGGTACTTTGTCCGAAGTGAGCGGTTCTATCCGTTTCCGTGCTGAGAACCTTGATGTTGAAGTACCAGGCGGAAAAGCTCAAATCATCCGCAACAAAGGTTACATCGGTAAAGAAGTAATCATGGGCGTTCGTCCAGAAGATATCCATGAAGAGCCAGTATTCTTGGAAGCTTCCCCTAACACAATCTTCACTTCATTGGTTGATGTTACTGAAAACCTTGGTCACGAAATGCTCCTTTACTTGAGCGGCCTTGGTAAATCTACTGTAATCGCTCGTGTAGATGGACGTTCCACTACTCGCGAAGGCAGCAAGCCTAAATTGGCTATTGATATGAACAAAATTCACTTCTTTGATAAAGAATCCGAAGCTAACATTTTGTTGGGATAA
- the recR gene encoding recombination mediator RecR gives MYYPEPLAKLIDAFTRLPGIGPKTAARLAFHVLNMKEDDVIDFAKALVSVKRNLHYCSVCCNITDTDPCKICQDKTRDPSVICVIQDSKDLVAIERTKEFNGYYHVLQGAISPMEGIGPDDIRLKELLTRLSDERVSELIMATNPNIEGEATAMYISRLVRPFEIKITRIAHGLPVGGDLEYADEVTLSKALEGRRELF, from the coding sequence TTGTATTATCCCGAACCGCTAGCCAAGCTGATCGATGCTTTTACGCGCTTGCCCGGGATTGGGCCGAAGACAGCCGCCCGGTTAGCTTTTCATGTGCTTAACATGAAAGAGGATGACGTCATTGATTTTGCTAAAGCGCTAGTAAGTGTCAAGCGTAATCTTCATTATTGCTCCGTCTGCTGTAATATTACGGATACGGACCCGTGTAAGATATGTCAGGACAAAACTAGAGATCCTTCAGTAATCTGTGTGATCCAAGACTCCAAGGATTTGGTGGCAATAGAACGAACCAAAGAGTTTAATGGGTATTATCACGTTCTTCAGGGTGCGATTTCACCTATGGAAGGTATAGGCCCTGATGATATTCGCTTGAAGGAATTATTGACTCGTTTGAGTGATGAAAGAGTGAGTGAGCTTATCATGGCGACCAACCCCAACATTGAGGGTGAGGCAACGGCGATGTATATTTCTCGTTTAGTTCGGCCTTTTGAGATTAAAATCACCAGAATAGCCCATGGCTTGCCTGTTGGTGGCGATCTTGAATATGCCGACGAGGTTACCTTGTCCAAAGCGTTGGAAGGTCGTCGTGAGCTATTCTAG